Proteins encoded in a region of the Streptomyces sp. NBC_00310 genome:
- a CDS encoding LacI family DNA-binding transcriptional regulator: MARGSTRPTSRDVAQAAGVSQAAVSLVLGDKWRGRVSETTAERVREAARDLGYRPNLAARNLRLGRTRTVLLVVPALTTEFFAGVYTGAARVAAQHGFGVVLYPSPEGVGPARDPFASAQAALDGVLASSMAADALTAIRGDQLPLVMLDSDPEGSLGAATVNLDIRDGVRQVTEHLLGLGHRHFLHLAADIPSWTFHIRARELARGVRSVPGTSLRTAAAPISIEGALAAAETALGQPGPEPRPTALVCDDDKLAAGAYKAARRLGLRIPQDVSVTGLDDLALATALDPELTTVRLDAELFGERGMEALLAVLEGRTPAQGDIPVELVVRGSTAPPEA, from the coding sequence GTGGCACGAGGTAGTACACGGCCCACGAGCCGTGACGTCGCCCAGGCCGCAGGCGTCTCCCAGGCCGCCGTCTCCCTGGTCCTCGGCGACAAATGGCGCGGCCGCGTCTCGGAGACCACGGCCGAACGCGTACGCGAAGCCGCACGGGACCTGGGCTACCGCCCCAACCTCGCCGCCCGCAACCTCCGCCTCGGCCGCACCCGCACCGTGCTGCTGGTGGTACCCGCCCTGACGACCGAGTTCTTCGCGGGCGTCTACACAGGCGCCGCCCGGGTCGCCGCACAGCACGGCTTCGGCGTGGTCCTGTACCCCTCCCCCGAAGGCGTCGGCCCCGCCCGCGACCCCTTCGCCTCCGCCCAGGCCGCACTCGACGGCGTACTCGCCTCCTCGATGGCCGCGGACGCCCTCACCGCGATCCGGGGCGACCAACTACCCCTGGTGATGCTGGACAGCGACCCGGAAGGCAGCCTCGGAGCCGCCACCGTCAACCTCGACATCCGCGACGGCGTCCGACAAGTCACCGAGCACCTGCTCGGGCTCGGACACCGCCACTTCCTGCATCTGGCCGCCGACATCCCCTCCTGGACCTTCCACATCCGCGCGCGCGAACTGGCCAGGGGAGTGCGTTCGGTGCCTGGCACCTCCCTGCGCACGGCCGCCGCGCCGATCTCCATCGAGGGGGCACTGGCGGCGGCGGAGACGGCACTGGGCCAACCGGGGCCCGAGCCCCGGCCCACGGCACTGGTCTGCGACGACGACAAACTGGCGGCCGGCGCGTACAAGGCCGCACGGCGACTCGGACTACGCATCCCGCAGGACGTCTCCGTGACCGGGCTCGACGACCTGGCCCTCGCCACGGCACTCGATCCCGAGCTGACGACCGTGCGGCTGGACGCGGAGCTGTTCGGGGAGCGCGGGATGGAAGCGCTCCTGGCCGTCCTGGAGGGCCGCACGCCCGCACAGGGGGACATTCCCGTGGAGCTGGTGGTTCGGGGGTCCACGGCACCACCAGAGGCCTGA
- a CDS encoding FKBP-type peptidyl-prolyl cis-trans isomerase encodes MRRRSLLIAVPAGLVTLAACGDGESDSAKASSSPSASASGAKPPKIVDGPLPAITEGVKFDEKPTVAKGSGDPSKDLAVKTVIAGSGQTVAEGDYIQANYLGQIWASAKVFDNSYDRKTPLVIQLSPQGIIDGWRYALTGKKAGSRVEMAVPPTWGYGPDGNAQAGIKGTDTLVFVVDIQNTFNGKSSAKGTKVAQDNVDLPKVGTNTDGKAPSVEIPKVDPPTKLVANYIIEGDGPEVGADDSLLVQYKGVLWDTGKEFDSSYSREALSSFGLKQVVKGWSQGMTGKKVGSRLLIVIPPKLGYGDTPPSGSDIKKDSVMVFTVDILAKM; translated from the coding sequence GTGCGCCGACGCTCCCTCCTCATCGCTGTCCCCGCTGGACTGGTCACGCTCGCCGCCTGTGGTGACGGTGAGTCCGACTCGGCCAAGGCCAGCAGCAGCCCGTCCGCGTCGGCGAGTGGGGCGAAGCCGCCGAAGATCGTGGACGGTCCGCTGCCGGCGATCACGGAGGGTGTGAAGTTCGACGAGAAGCCGACCGTCGCGAAGGGCAGTGGCGATCCGTCGAAGGATCTGGCGGTGAAGACGGTCATCGCGGGCAGCGGGCAGACGGTCGCCGAGGGCGACTACATCCAGGCGAACTACCTGGGGCAGATCTGGGCCTCGGCGAAGGTCTTCGACAACTCCTACGACCGCAAGACGCCGTTGGTCATCCAGCTCAGCCCGCAGGGCATCATCGACGGCTGGCGGTATGCGCTGACCGGCAAGAAGGCCGGCAGCCGGGTCGAGATGGCCGTGCCGCCGACCTGGGGCTACGGCCCGGACGGCAACGCGCAGGCGGGGATCAAGGGCACCGACACGCTGGTCTTCGTCGTCGACATCCAGAACACCTTCAACGGCAAGAGCTCGGCCAAGGGCACGAAGGTCGCGCAGGACAACGTGGATCTGCCGAAGGTGGGCACCAACACCGACGGCAAGGCTCCCTCCGTCGAGATCCCGAAGGTCGACCCGCCCACCAAGCTGGTCGCGAACTACATCATCGAGGGTGACGGCCCCGAGGTCGGCGCCGACGACAGCCTCCTCGTGCAGTACAAGGGCGTGCTCTGGGACACCGGCAAGGAGTTCGACTCCTCCTACAGCCGCGAGGCGCTGAGCTCGTTCGGGTTGAAGCAGGTCGTCAAGGGGTGGTCGCAGGGCATGACCGGGAAGAAGGTGGGCAGTCGCCTCCTCATCGTCATCCCGCCGAAGCTGGGTTACGGGGACACGCCGCCGAGCGGCAGCGACATCAAGAAGGACTCCGTGATGGTGTTCACCGTGGACATCCTCGCGAAGATGTAG
- a CDS encoding endonuclease VII domain-containing protein → MTIEEGVKRCSRCKESRPRAAFAGNKSARDGLQAYCRECGAEYHQPRQLAKGKNVRPRVQTPEGHKFCRSCGKIKPHGEWHRNATASDGLSTSCRACRANKGRAGHLKRQYGMTEAERDEMIASQMGFCVICLKAPAVHVDHCHKTGRVRGVLCFNCNSAIGKLGDDPDAVRRAAAYLEGTSWKPTLVAPGVYQLPS, encoded by the coding sequence TTGACAATCGAAGAGGGTGTGAAGCGCTGCTCGCGGTGCAAGGAGTCCAGGCCGCGGGCGGCCTTCGCGGGCAACAAGTCGGCCCGCGATGGGCTGCAGGCCTACTGTCGGGAGTGTGGGGCGGAGTATCACCAGCCTCGACAGTTGGCCAAGGGCAAGAACGTCCGGCCACGAGTGCAGACGCCTGAGGGGCATAAGTTCTGCCGTAGCTGCGGCAAGATCAAGCCCCATGGCGAGTGGCATCGCAATGCGACTGCCTCAGACGGCCTCTCGACAAGCTGTAGAGCGTGCCGGGCGAACAAGGGGCGTGCCGGGCACCTGAAGCGCCAGTACGGCATGACCGAGGCCGAGCGTGACGAGATGATCGCCTCGCAGATGGGCTTCTGCGTGATCTGCCTGAAAGCCCCGGCCGTTCATGTGGATCACTGTCACAAGACGGGTAGGGTCCGAGGCGTACTGTGCTTCAACTGTAATTCGGCCATCGGCAAGTTGGGAGACGATCCCGACGCTGTTCGTCGGGCTGCCGCCTACTTGGAGGGAACTTCGTGGAAGCCAACACTCGTAGCACCGGGCGTCTACCAGCTGCCTTCCTGA
- a CDS encoding helix-turn-helix transcriptional regulator, with amino-acid sequence MVGKPARPANALDQTRRMLSLVTYLRERPGARIEDVARAFGITEDELVSDLDVLPMCGTSFRGGDLLDIDTDGERIWWHNPAALGAEAAEPLRLAADEATALLVAARAVATLPGLRESDRQALLRATAKVETAAGEAAGASSRLSVTFEAEGGVFADVDRAISERRRLWIRYYSPARDEVTEREIDPIRLVSVGHTYVEAWCRRSEARRTFRLDRVAEIKILDEPSAPPEIELRDLSEALVQPAAEDPEVVVEVGPGGRWVAEYYPHDSAEELPEGGLRISLRTPDPASLRRLALRLGRDGRIVSPQDLADSARRAAREALTAYDETVTTRA; translated from the coding sequence GTGGTGGGAAAACCGGCCCGGCCGGCGAACGCCCTCGACCAGACGCGGCGGATGCTCTCCCTGGTGACCTATCTGCGGGAGCGGCCCGGCGCCCGGATCGAGGACGTCGCCCGTGCCTTCGGGATCACCGAGGACGAGCTGGTCTCGGACCTCGATGTGCTGCCCATGTGCGGGACCAGCTTCCGCGGCGGCGATCTGCTCGACATCGACACCGACGGCGAGCGGATCTGGTGGCACAACCCGGCCGCCCTGGGCGCGGAGGCCGCCGAGCCGCTGCGGCTGGCCGCCGACGAGGCCACCGCGCTGCTGGTGGCCGCCCGTGCGGTGGCGACGCTGCCCGGGCTGCGCGAGAGCGACCGGCAGGCCCTGCTGCGGGCCACCGCCAAGGTCGAGACCGCGGCCGGGGAGGCGGCGGGCGCCAGCTCACGGCTGTCGGTCACCTTCGAGGCCGAGGGCGGGGTCTTCGCCGACGTCGACCGGGCCATCTCGGAGCGTCGGCGCCTGTGGATCCGCTACTACTCGCCCGCCCGGGACGAGGTCACCGAGCGCGAGATCGACCCGATCCGCCTGGTCAGCGTCGGCCACACCTATGTCGAGGCCTGGTGCCGCCGCTCCGAGGCCCGCCGTACGTTCCGGCTGGACCGGGTCGCCGAGATCAAGATCCTCGACGAGCCGTCCGCGCCGCCCGAGATAGAGCTGCGGGACCTGTCGGAGGCGCTGGTGCAGCCCGCCGCCGAGGACCCCGAGGTCGTCGTCGAGGTCGGCCCCGGCGGGCGCTGGGTCGCCGAGTACTACCCGCACGACAGCGCCGAGGAGCTGCCGGAGGGCGGGCTGCGCATCAGTCTGCGTACCCCTGATCCCGCCTCGCTGCGGCGTCTCGCGCTGCGGCTCGGGCGCGACGGCCGGATCGTCTCCCCGCAGGATCTCGCCGACAGTGCCCGCCGGGCTGCCCGCGAGGCTCTGACGGCCTACGACGAGACCGTGACGACGCGAGCGTGA
- the tatA gene encoding Sec-independent protein translocase subunit TatA codes for MGRLGPTEIILILVVIILLFGAKKLPDMARSLGKSARILKSEAKAMKSDGQDDTTAAAAPPHPNGEAPAQRTIQAAPGDVTSSRPVAEPTDTTKR; via the coding sequence ATGGGTAGGCTCGGCCCCACCGAGATCATTCTGATCCTCGTCGTCATCATCCTGCTGTTCGGTGCGAAGAAGCTTCCGGACATGGCGCGTTCGCTGGGCAAGTCCGCCCGCATCCTCAAGAGCGAGGCCAAGGCCATGAAGTCCGACGGCCAGGACGACACCACCGCGGCGGCCGCGCCTCCGCACCCGAACGGCGAGGCCCCCGCGCAGCGCACCATCCAGGCCGCCCCCGGCGATGTGACCAGCTCCCGCCCGGTCGCCGAGCCGACGGACACGACCAAGCGCTGA
- the tatC gene encoding twin-arginine translocase subunit TatC, whose product MLKSARNKEKDPEGRMPLVEHLRELRNRLGKALLAIVLASVVGLVFYQEIINFLTRPVQEAVGCTRDFTELAKESKGACGNITMSGLMGPFTLMIKVSLTAGVVIASPVWLYQLWAFIAPGLHRHEKRYSMAFVAAGFPLFMVGAYFSYHVLPAAAEVLLDFTPENAVNLLPLDELLDLVTRMVIVFGLSFELPLVLVMLNMTGMVTGRRMLGWWRAMIMGVTVFAAFATPTVDPVSMLSLAAPIIALYFVATGFSLLNDKRRRQRDALGPADDEASELDLTPEDVGEIETVSAAKALPAQTEPERERINGYDDAT is encoded by the coding sequence TTGCTCAAGTCTGCCCGCAACAAGGAGAAGGATCCCGAGGGGCGGATGCCCCTCGTGGAGCACCTTCGCGAGCTCCGCAACCGGCTCGGCAAAGCGCTCCTGGCCATCGTGCTGGCCTCGGTGGTGGGTCTGGTCTTCTATCAGGAGATCATCAACTTCCTCACCCGGCCCGTCCAGGAAGCCGTCGGCTGCACGCGCGACTTCACGGAGCTCGCCAAGGAGAGCAAGGGAGCCTGCGGCAACATCACGATGTCGGGTCTGATGGGCCCGTTCACGTTGATGATCAAGGTGTCCCTGACGGCCGGTGTGGTCATCGCCAGCCCGGTCTGGCTGTATCAGCTCTGGGCCTTCATCGCGCCGGGTCTGCACCGGCACGAGAAGCGCTACTCGATGGCGTTCGTGGCGGCGGGCTTCCCCCTCTTCATGGTGGGCGCCTACTTCTCGTACCACGTGCTGCCCGCGGCTGCCGAGGTCCTGCTCGACTTCACTCCTGAGAACGCCGTCAACCTGCTGCCACTGGACGAGCTGCTGGACCTCGTGACCCGCATGGTGATCGTCTTCGGGCTCTCCTTCGAGCTGCCGCTCGTGCTGGTCATGCTGAACATGACCGGCATGGTCACCGGTCGCCGGATGCTGGGCTGGTGGCGGGCCATGATCATGGGCGTCACCGTGTTCGCCGCGTTCGCCACCCCGACCGTCGACCCGGTCTCGATGCTCTCGCTCGCCGCGCCGATCATCGCGCTCTACTTCGTGGCCACCGGGTTCTCCCTGCTGAACGACAAGCGCAGGCGGCAGCGCGACGCGCTGGGCCCCGCCGACGACGAGGCCTCCGAGCTGGACCTCACGCCCGAGGACGTCGGTGAGATCGAGACCGTTTCGGCGGCCAAGGCGCTCCCCGCGCAGACGGAGCCCGAGCGGGAACGGATCAACGGATACGACGACGCCACCTGA
- the pafA gene encoding Pup--protein ligase: protein MDRRIFGLENEYGVTCTFRGQRRLSPDEVARYLFRRVVSWGRSSNVFLRNGARLYLDVGSHPEYATPECDNVTELVTHDKAGERILEGLLVDAERRLHEEGIAGDVYLFKNNTDSAGNSYGCHENYLVARHGEFSRLADILIPFLVTRQLLCGAGKVLQTPRGAVYCVSQRAEHIWEGVSSATTRSRPIINTRDEPHADAERYRRLHVIVGDSNMSETTMLLKVGATDLVLRMIEAGTVMRDLTLENPIRAIREVSHDLTGRRKVRLASGREASALEVQREYYEKAVDFVERRGIRTGTVEQVLELWGRTLDAIEAEDLDRIGTEIDWVMKYKLIERYRAKHNMTMSHPRVAQIDLAYHDIHRRRGLYYLLERKGQATRICNDLKIFEGKSVPPQTTRARLRGDFIRRAQEQRRDFTVDWVHLKLNDQAQRTVLCKDPFRSVDDRVEKLIAGM, encoded by the coding sequence ATGGACCGCCGCATTTTCGGGCTGGAGAACGAGTACGGCGTCACGTGCACGTTCAGGGGACAGCGCCGTCTGTCTCCTGACGAGGTGGCGCGGTACCTCTTCCGCCGTGTCGTGTCATGGGGCCGCAGCAGCAATGTGTTTCTGCGGAACGGGGCCCGCCTCTATCTCGACGTGGGCTCACATCCGGAATACGCGACACCCGAATGTGACAACGTGACCGAACTGGTCACTCACGACAAGGCCGGCGAGCGCATTCTCGAAGGACTGCTGGTCGACGCCGAACGCCGCCTGCACGAGGAGGGAATCGCGGGCGACGTCTACCTCTTCAAGAACAACACGGACTCGGCGGGCAACTCATACGGTTGCCATGAGAACTATCTGGTGGCAAGGCACGGGGAGTTCTCCCGGCTCGCCGACATCCTGATTCCGTTCCTCGTCACGCGGCAGCTGCTGTGTGGCGCGGGCAAGGTGCTGCAGACCCCGCGTGGTGCGGTGTACTGCGTGAGCCAGCGTGCCGAGCACATCTGGGAGGGCGTCAGCTCGGCGACCACCCGCTCCCGGCCGATCATCAACACCCGCGACGAGCCGCACGCGGACGCCGAGCGGTACCGCCGTCTCCACGTCATCGTGGGCGACTCGAACATGTCCGAGACGACCATGCTGCTGAAGGTCGGTGCCACCGACCTGGTGCTGCGCATGATCGAGGCGGGCACGGTCATGCGTGACCTCACTCTGGAGAACCCGATCCGGGCGATCCGCGAGGTCAGCCACGACCTGACCGGCCGTCGCAAGGTGCGGCTGGCCAGCGGCCGTGAGGCCTCCGCGCTGGAGGTGCAGCGCGAGTACTACGAGAAGGCCGTGGACTTCGTGGAGCGCCGCGGCATCCGTACGGGCACCGTCGAGCAGGTCCTGGAGCTGTGGGGCCGCACGCTGGACGCGATCGAGGCCGAGGACCTCGACCGGATCGGTACCGAAATCGACTGGGTGATGAAGTACAAGCTCATCGAGCGGTACCGCGCCAAGCACAACATGACCATGTCGCATCCGCGGGTCGCGCAGATAGACCTCGCGTATCACGACATCCACCGCCGTCGTGGCCTTTACTACCTGCTGGAGAGGAAAGGTCAAGCCACCCGTATCTGCAATGACTTGAAGATCTTCGAGGGCAAGTCGGTTCCGCCGCAGACCACTCGGGCGCGGCTGCGCGGTGACTTCATCCGGCGTGCGCAGGAACAGCGTCGTGATTTCACGGTCGACTGGGTGCATCTCAAGCTCAACGACCAGGCGCAACGCACGGTGTTGTGCAAGGACCCGTTCCGTTCCGTCGACGACCGGGTGGAGAAGCTCATCGCGGGAATGTGA
- a CDS encoding helix-turn-helix transcriptional regulator, whose amino-acid sequence MAIAKAERLMNLALCLLGTRRPLSKRELRESIEAYLEAGSDDSFNRMFERDKDDLRELGLVIETVENLDGEIGYLARRDSNSLPPITLDAEEAAALGLAAKVWQQARFAGAASGALQKLRAAGLPEDVDPYESHGALEPRIPVHEAAFEPLMLACRDRRPVLFEYRKATAVRPEPRHVEPWALECWRGHWYLAGFDRDRGAERVFRLSRITGKVRSRGSAFTAEVPDVVTVRETVASWAGETADRSALIRLRSGAGYPLRAKASAVRELGDGWDELEIPYGHGLDAWLVEFGPDVVVLEPAELRADVVDRLRAVAKG is encoded by the coding sequence ATGGCCATTGCCAAGGCCGAGCGGTTGATGAACCTGGCGCTGTGTCTGCTGGGGACGCGCCGGCCGCTCAGCAAGCGTGAGTTGCGGGAGTCCATCGAGGCGTATCTGGAAGCTGGTTCGGACGACTCCTTCAACCGCATGTTCGAGCGCGACAAGGACGATCTGCGCGAACTCGGTCTGGTCATCGAGACGGTGGAGAACCTCGACGGCGAGATCGGCTATCTGGCCCGTCGTGACAGCAACAGCCTCCCGCCCATCACCCTCGACGCCGAGGAGGCCGCGGCCCTCGGTCTCGCCGCGAAGGTGTGGCAGCAGGCCCGCTTCGCCGGAGCCGCGAGCGGTGCCCTGCAGAAGCTGCGCGCGGCCGGGCTGCCCGAGGACGTCGACCCGTACGAGAGCCATGGGGCGCTGGAGCCGCGCATCCCGGTGCACGAGGCCGCCTTCGAACCGCTGATGCTGGCCTGCCGGGACCGCCGCCCGGTCCTGTTCGAGTACCGCAAGGCCACCGCCGTCCGCCCCGAGCCCCGCCATGTCGAGCCGTGGGCGCTGGAGTGCTGGCGCGGTCACTGGTACCTGGCCGGCTTCGACCGCGACCGGGGTGCCGAGCGGGTCTTCCGGCTCTCCCGGATCACCGGCAAGGTCCGCAGCCGGGGCAGTGCCTTCACCGCCGAGGTGCCGGACGTGGTCACCGTGCGGGAGACGGTCGCGAGCTGGGCGGGGGAGACCGCCGACCGCTCCGCGCTGATCCGGCTGCGTTCCGGGGCCGGTTACCCGCTGCGGGCGAAGGCCTCCGCCGTCCGGGAACTCGGGGACGGCTGGGACGAGTTGGAGATTCCGTACGGGCACGGTCTGGACGCCTGGCTGGTCGAGTTCGGGCCCGACGTGGTGGTCCTGGAGCCTGCCGAGCTGCGGGCCGACGTGGTCGACCGGCTGCGTGCCGTGGCCAAGGGTTGA
- a CDS encoding FKBP-type peptidyl-prolyl cis-trans isomerase: protein MSIEKPEIDFPEGEPPADLEIKDIWEGDGEVAQAGQTVTVHYVGVSFSTGEEFDASWNRGAPFRFPLGGGRVIKGWDQGVQGMKVGGRRQLTIPAHLAYGNQSPTPAIKPGETLIFVVDLLGV, encoded by the coding sequence GTGAGCATTGAGAAGCCCGAGATCGACTTCCCCGAGGGCGAGCCGCCGGCGGACCTGGAGATCAAGGACATCTGGGAGGGCGACGGCGAGGTGGCCCAGGCGGGCCAGACCGTCACCGTGCACTATGTGGGTGTGTCCTTCTCCACCGGTGAGGAGTTCGACGCCAGCTGGAACCGTGGCGCGCCGTTCCGTTTCCCGCTCGGTGGCGGTCGTGTCATCAAGGGCTGGGACCAGGGCGTGCAGGGCATGAAGGTCGGTGGCCGTCGCCAGCTGACCATCCCGGCCCACCTCGCCTACGGCAACCAGAGCCCCACCCCGGCGATCAAGCCCGGTGAGACGCTGATCTTCGTGGTGGACCTGCTCGGGGTCTGA
- a CDS encoding MFS transporter, translated as MAAGYLEILRTRHAARLLAGTLVGRLPNATAAIAIVLFVRAEGGTYSLAGALAAVYGVANAVGQPLLGRLVDLYGQPRVQLPAAVVSALAMTGFALSGLDPLPVAYLAMAVAGLFTPPLEGGLRALWSCVLRKEEQVHTAYAMDAVAQEVMFTVGPLLVTLCVALWSASAALVVLSVIGVLGALWVVVSPPSRAWRSAPREAHWLGALRSPGLLALLGAFLFVGIALGSITVAAVSYADGHGGDAVYGWLMAGVGLGALVGGTVYGARRWSGAPERRLQVLVALLAVCYVPLTLMPGPVGMTGLTALAGVFLAPAIACVFVLVDRHAPRGTVTEAFSWIVTTFTVGQSAGTAVAGPVVEWGGTLWGFVVPGAAGAVSLLVLLATGRVLAVPSEGAVVAVSSENDPNRAAEPRFSSVDRA; from the coding sequence ATGGCCGCCGGATACCTCGAGATCCTCAGGACGCGGCACGCCGCGCGGCTGCTCGCCGGAACGCTGGTGGGCCGGTTGCCGAACGCCACCGCCGCGATCGCGATCGTGCTCTTCGTCCGCGCGGAGGGCGGCACCTACAGTCTCGCGGGCGCGCTGGCGGCCGTGTACGGCGTCGCCAACGCGGTGGGGCAGCCGCTGCTGGGGCGGCTGGTGGACCTGTACGGACAGCCGCGCGTCCAGCTGCCGGCGGCTGTCGTCTCCGCCCTCGCCATGACCGGATTCGCTCTGTCGGGGCTGGATCCGCTGCCGGTGGCGTATCTCGCCATGGCCGTCGCGGGGCTGTTCACGCCTCCTCTGGAGGGCGGGCTGCGGGCCCTGTGGTCCTGCGTCCTGCGCAAGGAGGAGCAGGTGCACACGGCGTACGCGATGGACGCGGTGGCCCAGGAGGTCATGTTCACGGTCGGGCCGCTGCTGGTGACCCTGTGCGTGGCGCTGTGGTCGGCGTCGGCCGCGCTCGTCGTGCTCAGTGTCATCGGGGTGCTCGGCGCCCTGTGGGTGGTCGTCTCACCGCCCTCGCGGGCGTGGCGTTCCGCTCCGCGTGAGGCGCACTGGCTGGGCGCGCTGCGCTCGCCGGGGTTGCTGGCGCTGCTCGGCGCGTTCCTCTTCGTCGGTATCGCGCTCGGTTCGATCACCGTGGCCGCCGTCTCGTACGCGGACGGCCATGGCGGGGACGCCGTCTACGGCTGGCTGATGGCGGGCGTCGGGCTGGGCGCGCTGGTGGGTGGCACGGTGTACGGCGCGCGGCGGTGGAGTGGGGCTCCGGAGCGGCGTCTGCAGGTGCTGGTGGCGCTTCTGGCGGTCTGTTACGTGCCGCTGACCCTGATGCCGGGTCCGGTGGGCATGACGGGGCTGACGGCGCTCGCGGGTGTGTTCCTGGCGCCGGCCATCGCCTGTGTGTTCGTCCTCGTCGACAGGCACGCGCCGCGGGGCACGGTGACCGAGGCGTTCTCGTGGATCGTGACGACGTTCACTGTGGGCCAGTCGGCCGGAACGGCCGTCGCGGGTCCGGTCGTCGAGTGGGGCGGGACGCTGTGGGGGTTCGTGGTGCCGGGTGCCGCGGGGGCCGTGTCGTTGCTGGTTCTGCTGGCGACCGGGAGGGTTCTCGCTGTTCCCTCCGAGGGGGCGGTCGTTGCGGTCTCATCGGAAAATGATCCAAACCGTGCTGCCGAACCCCGTTTCAGCTCGGTGGATCGGGCGTAA
- the prcB gene encoding proteasome subunit beta, protein MEANTRSTGRLPAAFLTPGSSSFMDFLSDHQPELLPGKRQLPPTQGVIEAPHGTTIVAVSFPGGVVLAGDRRATMGNMIAQRDIEKVFPADEYSAVGIAGTAGLAVEMVKLFQLELEHFEKVEGAQLSLEGKANRLSTMIRSNLGMAMQGLAVVPLFAGFDVDRGKGRIFSYDVTGGRSEETGYAATGSGSIFARGAMKKLYRADLSEDDATTLVIQALYDAADDDSATGGPDVARRIYPIVTVITEDGFRRLTDEESSEIARSILERRLEQPDGPRAALL, encoded by the coding sequence GTGGAAGCCAACACTCGTAGCACCGGGCGTCTACCAGCTGCCTTCCTGACGCCTGGGTCGTCGTCCTTCATGGACTTCCTGTCGGACCACCAGCCGGAGTTGCTGCCCGGCAAGCGGCAGCTGCCGCCGACCCAGGGTGTCATCGAGGCCCCGCACGGCACGACGATCGTGGCCGTGTCGTTCCCCGGGGGTGTGGTGCTCGCCGGTGACCGCCGGGCCACGATGGGGAACATGATCGCGCAGCGGGACATCGAGAAGGTGTTCCCGGCGGACGAGTACTCGGCGGTGGGCATCGCCGGCACGGCCGGTCTGGCCGTGGAGATGGTCAAGCTGTTCCAGCTGGAGCTGGAGCACTTCGAGAAGGTCGAAGGCGCCCAGCTCTCCCTGGAGGGCAAGGCGAACCGTCTGTCGACCATGATCCGTTCCAACCTGGGCATGGCCATGCAGGGTCTGGCCGTCGTCCCGCTCTTCGCCGGGTTCGACGTCGACCGCGGCAAGGGCCGCATCTTCTCGTACGACGTGACGGGCGGCCGTTCCGAGGAGACCGGCTACGCCGCCACCGGCTCCGGTTCGATCTTCGCGCGCGGTGCCATGAAGAAGCTCTACCGCGCCGACCTCTCCGAGGACGACGCCACGACCCTGGTGATCCAGGCCCTCTACGACGCGGCGGACGACGACTCGGCCACCGGTGGTCCCGATGTCGCCCGCCGGATCTACCCCATCGTCACCGTGATCACCGAGGACGGCTTCCGCCGGCTCACCGACGAGGAGTCCTCCGAGATCGCCCGCTCGATCCTGGAGCGGCGCCTGGAGCAGCCCGACGGCCCGCGCGCCGCGCTGCTCTAG
- the prcA gene encoding proteasome subunit alpha, with translation MSTPFYVSPQQAMADRAEYARKGIARGRSLVVLQYADGIVFVGENPSRALHKFSEIYDRIGFAAAGKYNEYENLRIGGVRYADLRGYTYDRDDVTARGLANVYAQTLGTIFSSAAEKPYEVELVVAEVGETPEGDQIYRLPHDGSIVDEHGSVAVGGNAEQISSYLDQRHEDGVSLAEALKLAVQALSRDTNGTQREIPAERLEVAVLDRTRPQQRKFKRIVGRQLARLLEAEGAATEAESSEEEE, from the coding sequence GTGTCGACGCCGTTCTATGTCTCACCCCAGCAGGCGATGGCCGACCGGGCGGAGTACGCCCGCAAGGGCATCGCCCGTGGCCGCAGCCTGGTCGTGCTGCAGTATGCCGACGGCATCGTGTTCGTCGGCGAGAACCCGTCCCGCGCGCTGCACAAGTTCAGCGAGATCTACGACCGGATCGGCTTCGCGGCCGCCGGCAAGTACAACGAGTACGAGAACCTGCGGATCGGCGGGGTGCGCTACGCCGACCTCCGTGGTTACACCTACGACCGTGACGACGTGACCGCCCGTGGTCTCGCCAACGTCTACGCCCAGACCCTGGGCACGATCTTCTCCTCGGCGGCCGAGAAGCCGTACGAGGTGGAGTTGGTCGTGGCCGAGGTGGGGGAGACCCCCGAGGGCGATCAGATCTACCGGCTGCCGCATGACGGTTCGATCGTGGACGAGCACGGCTCGGTCGCGGTCGGTGGTAACGCCGAGCAGATCAGCAGCTATCTGGACCAGCGTCATGAGGATGGTGTGTCCCTGGCGGAGGCGCTGAAGCTCGCCGTCCAGGCTCTGTCCCGTGACACCAACGGCACGCAGCGGGAGATCCCCGCCGAGCGCCTGGAAGTCGCCGTCCTCGACCGTACGCGTCCGCAGCAGCGCAAGTTCAAGCGCATCGTGGGCCGCCAGCTGGCCCGCCTGCTGGAGGCCGAGGGTGCCGCCACCGAGGCCGAGAGCTCGGAGGAAGAGGAGTAG